Proteins co-encoded in one Prescottella sp. R16 genomic window:
- a CDS encoding galactan 5-O-arabinofuranosyltransferase, protein MVAAAVVAAIVSAVGLFAFGRVSWPAFPSSNVTQAVTTVGQVVTIAVLALCVVLYRARRWMRAATVLSWAGLSGFVTVTLGMPLSATKLYLHGVSVDQEFRTEYLTRLTDSAALHDMTYVDLPPYYPAGWFWIGGRLANLFGLDGWEMFKPYAIASIAVAAVLALVLWSKLIRSDRAVVVGFVTAALVVAYGSAEPYGAVIAVLVPPVLVLAWGGLHRPGETGRGGWGAVVGVGVFLGVAAAFYTLYLGFAAFAVTLMAVVAAGLAVREKGSWRGAVTPLVRLAVTAVIAGAIALVVWLPYLLDAVRGSVADSGTATHYLPDAGARLPLPMFQFSLAGALCLVGTVWLVGRASSSRRAQSLGIGVLAVYLWSLLSMAVTVVGSTLLSFRLEPVLILLLGAAGVFGFLDFGRWIVLATSDNPRVKAALVALGSAGLIGFSQNIPQVLASDITVAYTDTDGDGVRADQRPPGAAAYFAEVDRIITERRPGERHDTVVLTSDTSFLSFYPYYGFQALTSHYANPLAQFRERSAAIESWSDLETPDQLISALDALPWRAPDVFVFRKSADGYVLRLAEDVYPNDPNVRRYTVTLPAELFDDPRFTIDEVGPFVIATRVG, encoded by the coding sequence ATGGTCGCCGCGGCCGTCGTGGCCGCGATCGTGTCCGCGGTGGGCCTGTTCGCGTTCGGACGCGTGTCGTGGCCGGCGTTCCCGTCGTCGAACGTCACGCAGGCGGTCACCACCGTCGGCCAGGTCGTCACGATCGCGGTCCTCGCACTGTGCGTGGTGCTGTATCGGGCCCGACGCTGGATGCGGGCGGCGACGGTGCTGTCGTGGGCGGGACTGTCCGGTTTCGTGACCGTGACCCTCGGCATGCCGCTGAGCGCCACCAAGCTGTACCTGCACGGCGTATCGGTGGACCAGGAGTTCCGTACGGAATACCTCACCCGTCTCACCGATTCCGCGGCCCTGCACGACATGACCTATGTCGATCTACCGCCCTACTATCCGGCGGGCTGGTTCTGGATCGGCGGACGCCTCGCGAACCTGTTCGGTCTCGACGGCTGGGAAATGTTCAAGCCGTACGCGATCGCCTCGATCGCGGTGGCGGCAGTACTCGCGCTGGTGTTGTGGTCCAAGCTGATTCGCTCGGACCGGGCCGTCGTCGTCGGATTCGTCACCGCCGCCCTCGTCGTCGCGTACGGGTCGGCCGAACCGTACGGGGCGGTCATCGCCGTCCTCGTCCCCCCGGTCCTGGTACTGGCCTGGGGCGGACTGCACCGTCCGGGCGAAACCGGCCGTGGCGGTTGGGGAGCCGTCGTCGGTGTCGGTGTCTTCCTCGGTGTCGCAGCCGCGTTCTACACCCTGTATCTCGGCTTCGCCGCGTTCGCGGTGACACTCATGGCCGTGGTGGCCGCAGGACTCGCGGTGCGTGAGAAGGGGTCCTGGCGAGGTGCCGTCACCCCCCTCGTCCGTCTCGCCGTCACCGCCGTGATCGCGGGGGCGATCGCACTCGTCGTGTGGCTGCCCTACCTGCTCGACGCCGTACGCGGCTCGGTCGCCGACAGCGGCACCGCCACCCACTACCTGCCGGACGCCGGTGCGCGCCTGCCGCTTCCGATGTTCCAGTTCTCCCTGGCCGGGGCGCTGTGCCTCGTCGGTACGGTCTGGCTGGTCGGGCGTGCGTCGTCGTCCCGGCGCGCGCAGTCCCTCGGGATCGGGGTGCTCGCGGTCTACCTGTGGTCGCTGCTGTCGATGGCCGTCACCGTCGTCGGCAGCACACTGCTGTCGTTCCGTCTCGAGCCCGTCCTGATCCTGCTGCTCGGTGCCGCGGGCGTGTTCGGTTTCCTCGACTTCGGCCGGTGGATCGTGCTCGCCACGAGCGACAACCCGAGGGTGAAGGCCGCCCTCGTCGCGCTCGGGTCGGCTGGACTGATCGGGTTCTCCCAGAACATTCCGCAGGTCCTCGCCAGCGACATCACCGTGGCCTACACCGACACCGACGGCGACGGCGTGCGCGCCGACCAGCGACCGCCCGGGGCGGCCGCATACTTCGCCGAGGTGGACCGGATCATCACCGAGCGACGTCCGGGCGAACGACACGACACCGTCGTGCTCACGTCCGACACCAGTTTCCTGAGTTTCTACCCGTACTACGGTTTCCAGGCGCTGACGTCGCACTACGCGAATCCGCTCGCCCAGTTCCGGGAGCGTTCCGCCGCAATCGAGAGCTGGAGCGATCTCGAGACACCGGACCAGTTGATCTCCGCTCTCGACGCCCTGCCGTGGCGTGCACCGGACGTGTTCGTCTTCCGCAAGAGCGCCGACGGCTACGTGCTGCGCCTCGCCGAGGACGTGTACCCGAACGATCCGAACGTCCGCCGGTACACGGTCACGCTGCCGGCCGAGCTGTTCGACGATCCGCGCTTCACGATCGACGAGGTGGGGCCGTTCGTGATCGCCACGCGCGTCGGCTGA